In the Brassica napus cultivar Da-Ae chromosome A7, Da-Ae, whole genome shotgun sequence genome, one interval contains:
- the LOC106355831 gene encoding uncharacterized protein LOC106355831, whose product MSNHVRDIPGSPKESYKMLYSYLYMLEQVNPGTKTCLKLDDRSKFEYLFIALGACIEGFAVMRKVIAVEGIRLKNGGVLVFAKAQDPNGQSYPLAFAVVDGENLASWTWFFEMLKSVIPDSSELVFISTLHQSLIFAIGNVFPQAHHGHCLWHLKEKVKLHACNVNKNIVGQKLMELGRYYTVDDFNSAYDSFKIRCPAAYKYVEECGIEKDKWARVFFPRDRYNLDTSNTLGSMKNVFKEATRWALIPMLDCIIRKFSDWFTQRKDVVSRSMNTRLVPRVENYLHDLWAVAHKLPVRELDSYELKYEITDTAGKVFWATLVGKTCTCKVWDYENFPCLHGLAAYIYFARNVDGRRLDIHELCSKYYWTEMWHLAYSRTLNVVPDMASWNVPDQIKEVKIIPPYRIKRQGRKRV is encoded by the coding sequence ATGAGCAATCACGTCAGAGATATACCTGGTAGTCCGAAAGAGAGCTACAAGATGTTGTATAGCTATTTGTACATGTTAGAGCAAGTGAATCCGGGGACAAAAACCTGTTTGAAATTGGATGATAGAAGTAAATTTGAGTACCTTTTCATAGCTTTGGGAGCTTGCATTGAAGGGTTTGCAGTTATGAGGAAGGTGATAGCTGTGGAGGGGATACGTCTGAAGAACGGTGGTGTTTTAGTTTTCGCGAAAGCTCAGGATCCTAATGGTCAGAGTTATCCACTTGCGTTTGCAGTAGTAGATGGTGAGAATCTTGCTAGTTGGACTTGGTTTTTCGAGATGCTTAAAAGTGTTATACCAGACTCTTCTGAACTGGTTTTCATTAGTACTCTTCATCAGAGCTTGATTTTCGCCATAGGAAACGTATTTCCACAGGCTCACCATGGTCATTGTTTATGGCATTTGAAGGAAAAGGTGAAATTACATGCTTGTAACGTCAACAAGAATATAGTCGGGCAAAAACTTATGGAGTTGGGCAGATATTACACGGTTGATGACTTCAATTCTGCTTACGACTCATTTAAGATAAGATGTCCAGCTGCGTACAAGTATGTGGAGGAATGTGGTATTGAAAAGGACAAATGGGCAAGGGTTTTTTTCCCACGTGATAGGTACAACTTGGATACAAGCAACACTCTGGGATCAATGAAGAACGTGTTTAAAGAGGCAACAAGGTGGGCCTTAATACCAATGCTGGATTGTATCATAAGGAAATTCTCTGATTGGTTCACTCAACGGAAGGATGTTGTTTCTAGATCAATGAATACAAGACTGGTGCCTCGGGTTGAGAACTACTTGCACGATCTATGGGCTGTTGCACATAAGTTACCTGTGCGGGAACTTGATAGTTACGAGCTTAAGTACGAGATCACTGACACTGCAGGAAAGGTGTTTTGGGCGACCTTGGTTGGAAAAACTTGTACTTGCAAGGTGTGGGACTATGAAAACTTCCCTTGTCTGCATGGACTGGCAGCTTATATCTATTTCGCTAGGAATGTTGATGGCAGGCGCCTTGATATCCATGAGTTGTGCTCAAAATACTACTGGACGGAAATGTGGCATTTGGCGTATTCCAGAACACTTAATGTTGTGCCCGACATGGCTTCTTGGAATGTACCAGATCAGATCAAGGAGGTGAAGATCATACCTCCATATCGCATCAAGCGGCAAGGAAGGAAAAGAGTTTAA